The genomic segment AGCGCACGAAGCGCTCGCTGAGCACGGAGGTCTTGCCCGACCCGGCGTTGGCCGAGAGCAGCAGCGCGCCCTCGCGGCGGGCGATCGCCGTGGCCTGCTGGGCCGTGAACGGCAGGCCGTCGCGGCCGACCATCGCCCCGCCGTCGTCGTACAGGCGCCCGGCGGCGGTCATGCCGTCATGCACCGGCAGATCGTCGGGTGCGCGCAGCCGCCGCCGTAGGCGCAGCGGTCGGGCGCCGGCGCCAGGGCGCCGCGGCGCAGCTCGGACACGGCGTCCCGCGCGGCCTGGGTGCACGCCTCCAGGAGGGCCTCGAGCTCCTCGGGCGCGACGCGGTCGGTGCCCACCGTGTCCAGCCCCGGGTCGGCGTCGCGCCGCACGGCGCCGCGGGGGCGCTGGGCGTCGGGCGCGGCGCCCAGCGGCTGGTAGAGGCCGCCGACGGGCTCCAGGCCGAGCACGTGGCGGACCATGAGCAGGTACAGCGCGACCTGGAGCTTGCCCTCGTCCTGCCAGCGGGCCTGCGCGGTCGCGGTCTTGCCCTTGTAGTCGTAGACGATGGCCTGGCGGGGGCTGCCGCCCGGCGCGAGGTCCACGCGGTCGATGCGCCCCGCGATCCGCAGCGCGCCGTCGTCGAGCTCCAGCGGCGGGTAGGGGTCCTCGGGCTGCCCGAACGTCACCTCGAACAGCGACGGCCGGAAGCTGCCGCCGGCGTGGGCGGCGTACTCCAGGTAGCGCAGCAGGTCGACCTCCAGGCGGCGCAGAGCGCTGCGCAGGCGCTCGGGGTTGGGCGAGATCCGGAAGTCCTGGGCGTGCTCGGCCAGCGCGGCGTGCACGAGCGCCCGCGCATCGGGCAGGCGCTCGGGGACCAGGCCGCCGCCGTCGGCGGCCAGCGCCGACAGCGCATGCTCGAGCACGCGGTGGGCCAGCTCGCCGCGCAGCATGGGCTCGGGGTCGGGGACCAGCACGGCCGGGCGCAGGTGGCGCTCGACGAACCAGCGCACGGGGCAGGAGGCCCACGCCTCCAGCTGCGAGGCCGACCACGTGTGGCGCTCGCGCAGCGGCCCCAGCGCCGCCGGAGCGCGCAGTGGGCCGATCGCCTCGGGCTGGGCGGGCGGGGCGTCGGCCGCGGCGAAGCGCGCCGCCTCGCGCTCGGTCGGCGCCGCGTCCCGGGGCCAGCCCGCGGCGCCGAGCTCGCGCCGCTGCGCCCGCTGCGCCCAGCCCGCATCGAGGAGGTCGGCGACGTCGTCGACGAGCAGCGACCGTACGCTCGGCGAGCCGTCGTCGGTGGCGGCGTGCCAGCCCAGGACCAGCAGCTCGGTGGGCCGCGAGACCGCGGCGTAGAAGAACAGGCGCTCGACCTGCAGCGCGTCCTCGTGCAGGCGCAGCCGCAGGCCCGTCGCCGCGTTGATCTCGCGCCGCTCGTCGTCGCCCAGGAACGGCTCAGGCCGCGACGGCGCCGGGAAGACACCCTCCTGCAGGCCGATGCAGAACAGGGCGCGCACGCGCCGCGCGCGCAGGCTCTGGGGCCGCGTGATCGTGATGCGCCCGGGCCCGGCCGGCGCGCCGAGGAACACGGGCAGCGCCTCGAGCGTGGCCGCCAGCTCGGCCGGGCCGGGCTGCATCGCCGGCGGCAGCGCGGCGAGCTCGGACAGGGCGCGGCGCAGCGCCGAGGCGACCCGGGCGTCGACCTCGCCCTCCTCGTCGAGCACGGGGGCCTGGCGGCGCCAGGGCGCCGCGAGCATCGTGGCGGCCTCGGCGGCCAGCCGCTCGCCGACGGCGCGCACCCCACCGCGCTCGTGGGCTCGGGCCAGGTGGTCCAGGGCCTCGAGGGGCCAGTGCTCCTGCTCCCACAGCGCCCGGGCCTCGCGCGCGGTGCGCGCTCCGTCGCGGCGGGCGCGCGCCTCGAGGCGGTCGGCGAACGCCGGCACGCGCAGGACGCCCGGGGTGCGCAGCCACGCCAGCAGATCGTCGGCGCTGCCGTCCAGCAGCGCGCAGCGCAGCAGCGCGATGAGCCCGCGGCCGAGCGCGGCGTGCCCGGCGCGGATCTCGCGGTCCAGCGCGACGGGC from the Baekduia soli genome contains:
- a CDS encoding PD-(D/E)XK nuclease family protein, whose translation is MAPEEIAVVHRGLETAAPLLDQVFRAYDLPVALDREIRAGHAALGRGLIALLRCALLDGSADDLLAWLRTPGVLRVPAFADRLEARARRDGARTAREARALWEQEHWPLEALDHLARAHERGGVRAVGERLAAEAATMLAAPWRRQAPVLDEEGEVDARVASALRRALSELAALPPAMQPGPAELAATLEALPVFLGAPAGPGRITITRPQSLRARRVRALFCIGLQEGVFPAPSRPEPFLGDDERREINAATGLRLRLHEDALQVERLFFYAAVSRPTELLVLGWHAATDDGSPSVRSLLVDDVADLLDAGWAQRAQRRELGAAGWPRDAAPTEREAARFAAADAPPAQPEAIGPLRAPAALGPLRERHTWSASQLEAWASCPVRWFVERHLRPAVLVPDPEPMLRGELAHRVLEHALSALAADGGGLVPERLPDARALVHAALAEHAQDFRISPNPERLRSALRRLEVDLLRYLEYAAHAGGSFRPSLFEVTFGQPEDPYPPLELDDGALRIAGRIDRVDLAPGGSPRQAIVYDYKGKTATAQARWQDEGKLQVALYLLMVRHVLGLEPVGGLYQPLGAAPDAQRPRGAVRRDADPGLDTVGTDRVAPEELEALLEACTQAARDAVSELRRGALAPAPDRCAYGGGCAHPTICRCMTA